A segment of the Haemorhous mexicanus isolate bHaeMex1 chromosome 3, bHaeMex1.pri, whole genome shotgun sequence genome:
ATCCACATAAAAGTTCCTTCTGTTAAAGTCAGTATGGGCATTTGTTTAtatccctgatttttttttttttttgtttaggttCAATTCAAATGTttgtaattttatatatatattaaataaattatatttttataattttgagGTGTTCCATAACTGAGGCAAGTCTATAATATACAGTATGTAAAAACTATCTACTTTTAATTAAAGTTCTGAGCCCTCTATCTACATGTCAGCAAAATACTCAATTATAATTAAAACCAAGGAAgattctcatttttcctttgcaaaacAATGACTCACTGTGAAAGAACATTTAGTTTGTCCAATTAATTACTGGTCATTCACACTGTCATGAAATCTTAAAGCTGACACAAAAGGTTTGAAATTGAGTTTGGCTGGATGAGTTAACAATTACATGAGCCTTTTAGAAGCAGTTAGAGCAACCAAGCCTgtggaaagcagagaggaaaccTGAACCTGGCAGCAGCATTGCCTGCTGTAatgccagagcagctggctcAGAGATGGGGGGGGCTGTGGCAAGCAAGAATGAGATAAATATTATCACAGAGAGCATATGCAAAGAGGATGTTTAttaaaattcaataaaaataaacagatgaaGACATTATCTGCTGGAAGGCAGGATGATGACAtggaagagagggagaagaaagatgacACCATCTGGCACATACTCAGTTTTTGCAGAATGGTAATAGGAGTCTCTGGTTTCTCTGCCATTATGCCTCAATCCTTCCCTCCCTTGATGTAGACACAACCATCTTCTATTGAAACCTGATCAGaaacacaaaggaaatgaaCCTTCCCATATTCCTAGCACAGCAGAAGATTCTGCATTAAGGTCCTACCACCACCTGCCTGTCTGAACATGCAAAGCAAGTCCTCCATGAGAAGCCAGGCTCTAAACATTTTTCAGATAATAGGATTTCCTTCAGTTACTGAGAAATAAGAGGGACTTCAAAGTGAGAACAGATGAGAAATTGAACAGTTCCAAGTCAGCAGGATACTCCCCACAAGCCCATAATCCCTAAAATTGAGGAATGCTGCTCCAGGTTACAGGCAATAACATGTACCATTTGCTACAGCACCAAGATTTTGatttcaaaaaagaaacaaaaccagaaatacaaATGTTTCTTCACAAAAGAACTTGCACTTTTGACACTTGGGACATATTCAGCCACTTGACTCCCTGTGAGTACTCTGCTCTAAGTATCTCAGTCTAATCTGCCTCCTCCCCCCACTACACCTGAAGAAATTTAAAGGGAGGCATGCAACATAAAAAAACAgtaatttctcctttttggaTGAAAACACTAAAATTCTGACACTGCTGCAACAGATCCAGGCCACCACCAATGTATGAATAAACCCTCCCAACAGTGGCCCCTCTAACAGGAAGGCTCATGCTTCATGCAATGCTGATAAAGACTAAGAAACAGCTACCGGGTACAActggacaaaaaaaaccccaattgaTGAGAGTGTtttaagctgaaaaataaaactggtcTAAATTATGATCTACAAGATGGTGTTGGAGGCCAGAGGCCTCAAAATAAGTTTCTTTAAGCAACTAATAGAAGAGAAAACCTTTCTTAGTCTATCTTATGGACAAAAGCTGTAGTTCAACATGTCAAATAGTGACTAACCCAGGAAACCAGAGAAAAACACTATTTGCTCACTTTTTCAGTCGACTAGCAAATCACGTTAGTTATCTGAATGGTTAATAAAAACTGATATGGTCATTGATTACAGTCTTTTATATAATACACATACTTTCCTTTTTTGCCATTAGCAAAAAATGTTGTGAATGCTATTCACGGAAAAAGATTTAAACAAAGACTGAAAGAAGAGGAATCAAAGCATTCCTCTGGCATTTGCTGTAGGAAAAACAGTTGTTGCTTCCTGGTACTTCAAGCTCCATACAAGTAAGATGCTTTTTGACCTTAGTTATTCAGATACCTTGATCTTATTGTATCTTCCTAGTGAAGCCATAGTTTCAGTGGTGCCCATAGATGACCAAGATGAGGGTTGGTCTTCAGAAAGTTGAACTTGCTAGAGAAGCTCAAAAAAGTGCATTTCTAAAGGCCACCCTGCAGGCTCAGCTGTTGCCTTCTGTGACATGTGCAGTAAGCTTTCTCTCACCAGTCACCCAAAACACAGGCGTGTCTTAGCCTGTGACACAAGTTCCCCCTCCCGTCAGAAGATGAAAATGGTCACCTCCAGGTAGCAGTTCACCCTCTCCCTCCTAAAAGAGGGACCCTGGAAATGCTGCTCCTTGCACTAGCTAGAGTCCAGACAGCAGAATGATGACTCAAACTGGGGGGAATGGACACCACCCAAAAGTCCCCAAACCAGAGTGCTTCAAAAGCTCTGCTCTGCTATGGGGTGCTctcccaggagctgagctcctcCAGAAGCCATGTCCCAGCTGCAGTGACAGCCACCTAAATGCTTGGTAGGTCTCTGATCTTTGACATGCATTGAGTTCTGTACCAATTTTTATTACCATTAATATAAAGACAACACAAACATTAAGacaacacaattttttttggGTAAGAGAGGCTTGTTATTTACTGGGGGCATCCTACTTACTGTTATGACATGGTTGACTGTCGGGGAGGGGCTGCCCTTGGGGGAAGCTTCAGTAGGACCAGCATTAAGGGCAGCAGGCTCTGAAACAAAGGTTGCCTTCAAAAGAAAACAccagaaacacatttttattctgaatgcTGTTTAAGAAGAGGAGTTCCCTCCCTCTCAAGTTAGTATACAAACTGGCCTTATTGCTACATGTGGTTGtacaacaaaagcaaacaaaattgcaattcctgctgtttcccatttttggtgaattttatATTTGAACTGTTGAAATTACCAGTTCAAGAATAAGAAGTTGTAACACATAGTGTCAAGAGAAAAATGCTTGTTATTTGTACACAGATTAGTCCTGTGGTAAAACCAGCAGTATTTCTATAGTACACCTCATTAATTCCTTctcatcacacacacacacaaaaaaagcagagagtTGTTTTCTATATTCTTTAAACAGATGAATGATTCTGCCATCTTGTGGGAGATGGAGAAATTCTAACTATTTGTACAATAACAGCAGGGCAGAACAGGATGGAaccaaaatttcttctttttcacttaTTTCACTATTGATTAAGTGAACAGACCTTACCACCAAGTATATTTCAAATagtctccaaaaaaaaaaaaaaaattaattatagcCTCATGGAGGAAGCTGAGCAATGGGGTTGATTTTTAAGATACTACATTGATCAGAAACTCTGCTCAGAAGGTAAAGGTACAGCAACTAAAAATCCTGTGGTTTTTTCCCAATCATCTGATAATGTGAAATATGTAGAGAATTATTTGCAGTCTCTCCCATTTGTTACAATACctttcataaaagaaaaaatgcaaaattatacAGATTTTTATCTACAATTGACCTTTTAAGAACTGTCAAACTAACACAATATTTACTTATTATGGAACACCACACTCCATTAATAACTCCATTGCATAATTTTACAAAATTAGTAGATTAATTTATCATTAAAGTCTTTGGCTGATAGAGATTGTATCATTACTCCTAACAATTTAACAGATATGCAATATTTCTTGCATATCTTTCCCACCTTAATTCAATATGAACTATGCTGGAGTAAAAACTATTAATCTAACCAAGTATAAATGACAGTTTAGGAGAACAAGAACTGAAAGAAATATGGCCCAGTTTCACCTAAAAGTAATTTTGTAGAGgttctcttccttctccaccATTCTCAGCAGGTAGAAACCAAACAGTACATCAAAAGTatgtaatataaaattatatgtgatcattttttccctgttgttcATGGGAAATTCTGAAGCTCAAGAATGTGGCTTCTGCTAGGAAAGATGAGGCTTGAGGTGGAGCAGCCCGAGGGGCACATTTATCCCTTGGCACTTGGCAGTGCAAGCCTCCATCGGGAGAGTTATTCTGAGCTGTTCTCTTCCCACCAAACATTACCTTGGGGAAACAAGCTCATCTAGTCTTTATTACTTTGTTACAACTGTAATGAACTCATCTAGTAAATCCAATACCATGTCACAAGAAAGCTTCTTGGATCAAATACTTCATTTGTACTTACATAACCACTTAAGaccattattttcctttgtaaatCATTCATTTAAGTGAATAATATTTTGTTAAGCACTTTGAACATAAAGATCTGACAACTAGAACACAATAAGAAGGAATACAACAATTTAATGTTATTATAATTTCTTCATAATGGCAAGCATCTAAAAAGCTAAGGCCAGCCTAGATCTGGATGCCAAGTTCCCAGACTCTAAGTGGTTTGATTTAAAGACAACAACAAGAGAACACACTCCACAGTGGCAAACAACCCATCTACCTCAGCCACTCTGTCTCCTGCTTGTACACCAGCCAAGTCTGGTGGACCATCTTTTGGCAGCCGTGCAATCAGGATCCCCTGGTAACACAAAACACAGGTTTCAGAAGTGACAGCTTCCCCATTGTTCTCCCATTGATATAAAAAGCAAATGGgaagtaattaattttcaagACTTATTGTTTTGTTGCCTCCATACAATTAAAAACTAGATGCCTTAGCACATtagcaagacaaaaaaaaaaaaaaaaaaaaagcctccaaaGCTGACACATACAACAATGAACAAAAGACAAAAGTCAGTAATTGTTTACACTGTGCCATGGGGAACAGACTGGaaaacaaagatttattttaaagataaatcAGTGAGAAGATGTGTGAAATATTTCTCTCAAATCAAGTTAGCTCCTGGGAATGAGCAAATGAGATGGGAGAGGCATGTAGATTGCCAAGGGAGTGACCCCAAATTGAGGCAGAAAGTGAGAATTAGACAACAGTGCTTCAGCCATCAGGTTGTCTTTGCAAAATCATTGGTTTACATTTGGGTATCTCTCCCAAGTCATCCCTTCTGGAGCACCCCTCCATCAAAATCTAATGCCAGATCCTACTCTGGGAAATAAGCTGCCTGTGTATACCCTCGTTAGCTTTAGAAAAACGGAAATGTTACATGAAGGACAATCTCACACACAATAACTCAAGGAACTACTCTCAGTCTATTCCTAACAATCACTAGAcaaatttttaataatgaaatgtACCTCATCGCTTTCTTTACATGAAGATGAGCCCTTTCCACCAGCAATGCTAATACCAAGGCTCCCCATTTGACTGCACACAGTAATGGTTACCTGCAAAAGAATTATAATGGATAAGTGACCTGATTAATCAAAAATATTGCCTAATAATTATGTGAGCATTGAAAATCTGCCTCCCACTCTGAACACCAACAGACATGCCCctggagagcccagccctgtgaAAAATGGTGCTACACTTCAACACTGGCACATGCAAGACTTATCAGCACTGCTTTGAAACCATGGACTGAATGAAGACTCAGCTTAGTGCCCACCTGCACATACCTTTGACTTGGCCTCAAAACACCAAAACTGGATATATGAAGTGAGATGCATAGCTGCAAGGAAAGTGGGCTTTGTTGTGGTTTCTTAATGGGAAATTCTTTTCCCATGCCAGCCATGGGGAGCAATGACAACCCTCAGCTTACTCTCTTTAAGGCAGGCTTCATGACATCTGCCATGCAACATCCCCCCCTTCTTTGCATCTTTCATACACTGCCTCACCCAAGAGGAGTGCCCCACAGGCACAGGGAGTGCCCCAGACATGCAgagcccccaggagcagcaagcccagcccctgcagcagccccagaccTTCAGCGGGGGCTGCGGCACATCCAGCACCcgcagctcctcagcagcccGGCCGCTCTGGCTGGGgaagctgcctgctgctgacaCGGGTGGCTGCACCCTGGAAGAGCTGGTAGATCCTGGAGGAGCCTTCCCTTTCATGGCCAGCTTGTGCTTTTCTTGAAGCGTTGCTCTGGTATTTCTTTGATCTCGCAGGCTTTCCTTGCTATCAAAAAGGCTGCCGGAAAACTTGGAAATGGGTTCCTGAGGGTTAAATATAAAAAAGGTAAACACAGCAACAGCAAGGAGAATCTGAAACACACACCTAACCCGTGCTAACATGAACTTGTTCCTCACCCTCACATTGCTGTATGATAGAATTTATTTCACTGAAGACAAAACTGGAACTTTACAGCAAACACACAAAGGTTTCTTTTACCATTATTTCTCTGGGCATGTTCTGCCTTCAATGCTGGGGTTGAAATTGTAGGAACAGAGAGAGGACTGGGATTTTGTATATCCTTTCACTAGATTCCCTGGCACACACAAGCACAGGTAACACATACATATCCATATGTGCACAAGTCCTGCAATGCCCTGTGAAaagagcagagcatgagaacAATACTAATTTGGGCAGCCTCTGGCAGCTCTGTAGCACTGAATCCACTGTTCTGGGGGAAGGAATCACACACATAAGGCAAAGGAAAGATATTtccatacagaaaataaaatgtttcttacAGTTCCTCAAAAGTCTCATTCCATTCTTGGGAGCCTAGGTGTGAAAGGGAAGGCAAGCCCCTCCCTTGCATCTACATCTTGGCATCTAAGACTTTGTTTCAGTCATTGGATTGACTTCAGTTCCAAATGGCAGTGAGTGGAGACCTGCACACTTAAATGATTTAGGAGTCCCCTGGAAATGGAACCTCAAAGGTGATGCATACTAAAGCCTACTCTGAAGCCTGGCCCTAGGGTTAACCTACTCTGAGATGCAGTGAGGAGCTCACAATGTCACCCTGTGCTTACCTAAACCACAAGGGctcaaaaagagaaatacacAATTAAAATACATCCACCAAATAATTAAAGCTTCAGACAAGTTTGACTGTAAAATGTAGTGATGTTTTCCAGCTATCAGTTATTCCTGGCAAAGGGTTAAATTAAATTCAGACACAATGTTTAAATTCTGTTCACATTTTAGGAACGCTTTACTTATATTTAGCTGATTTTTGCTCCTTAATTTGATGGGTTCATGTCAAATCAGATCTTCTTACTGCACAAATCTTTCTATCTTCTGCTGGCAGTAAAATGATGCAGCTAACACACATCaacacttctgaaaataaactCCACAAGTGTTTTTCTAAGCTTGGAAGTttaatactaaaataaaaagtagtGGAATTACCTTGAACAGCTGTGCAGAACCCCACTGGACAGTTTATTTTTCAATCTATATTGGCACTTTCCCACAATCTCTTTTTGGTTAGGATGGAAAAAAGCCTTGCCAAGCCCAGGGAAAGCATACAAGGCATGATTGCTTCCCACTTTCACTTAAAAGGGAATTTGCTTAGCTTTGACTCACATAAAACATTAATTATCTTTCTTCTCTTGAGAGAGATTTCTCTTTACAGTGCCAGGCTGACTAACCTGGACacatctgcagggctgtgagtgCCAGGGAAGAAGGCCATGAGCAAGAGCCAGAAGTGTGGGCTGGAGGAGGGGGCacaccagcagcactcacaggggctaggaagaaagcagaggtcctggaagaggagcaggagcccccATTCCTGCCTCATCTCCCAGGTAACATCAGGAAGAATGGCGAGCAATGCCCTGAAAGGGAAAGGCTGCAAGAGTGCAATCACCACCTCCTTTTCCCAGGCCAGGACCAAGaggacagccaggctgcagcacaggtgacaGGCACCCAGCAGGCACGGGCTGGAGAAATTACAGCAGGCAGGGGCTCACAGATACCAGCACCCTGGAAGAGCAGCACCCCAAATCAACATGCAGTGCAGGAGCACTGCAACCTCACTTTTCTACCAGCCAGGCCTAGGGAGATGCTGAGCCCCAAGAGCTGCCAGCAACCTACTTACCTGAAAGAGATGGAGGGAGCTTGGTAACTGGGGATGTAAGCAGGAGTAAAGTAAAAAATGGGTCTCATCACTGCTCAGGTTACTCATCTTAACCTCCAGGTCAAACTGTACTCTTGAGGATTGGATGAATTAATTGCAAGCAAAGTGAAGGAATAGGACATTGAACACAGCTCTGTACCCTCTGCACAAGCAAGGACATGAGAGTAGAAGCAGTGCAGGTCCCACAAACCCAaagtgctctgctgcacagcagtGTGAGCAGCTACAGCCTCTTCACAGATACACATTGTCTCTCAATTTCAAGACTACTTACATCATCAGGATCCTCGAGTTCCTCTGCTTCTTGCTCGGGACTGatccttccttctctccattTTCCATTAGCAGAGCTGAATTTGTACAGGTTACCACCAGGAaaaccttccttccctttcaaTGAGGCCCAGCgagagccctgggagctccAGTTGTGGCCACTGTACAGTTTAGGAGACTTGGGAAGCCACTTAATAGAGTCCTGACGGAAAgaggacattaaaaaaaaaggcaatgaaTAGATTTTAAGAAAGCAGTTGAGGTATGTAAGTGCAGAAACTCCTGGCAAGTTCTGCAAGGTATTTTAGATCCTTGCAAATACTGCATTTCCCTTTTTACCTTTAGAAGTACCTTCAGTCCCACAGAGACCCTTTGCCAGTTAATGGGTGTTACTGGTGATACAAAGAGCaagcagaggctgctgaaaATAGTGGAAGCCTTTAAGGACTTACAAGAGCATGGGACCAAGCCTACCTTCAGCAACTTAAAGAAGAATTAATGATGGACAACAGTCTTCAATAAAGTGTACtactgagaaaacaaacaagagtACTCAGACCTTCAGTGACCACCTCATCTCATGACCTGAGTTAAAAAAAACTATTAAGTCACTTCCCTCTTCATttattcattaaataaaatgtttcatttgttgAATGGTACCAATAGAAAGCACAACACTTAATTGATCTTTTAAGGATTGCTGATGTACAAAGTGATCATAGTCCAGTTATCCCAAAATGTCCATTACTTATTTGCATCCAAAATACTCCACCTTTCCTGCTCAGAAGTTTATACATGACAAGTTGTGTCAAATTTGCTTACATACCtaaatttcacagaattttagaatttttcaaAGTAACATTTGTCTTTCTTTGACGCTTTCTTTAAATCTcacttctgtattttcttacagtaatacaaatCCAATGGCAAAAAGCAGCCTGATACCAAACAAATAAGATACATCAATGGagaaaacaaactaacaaaaacaAACTTTCAGCAAGCTTGTGATGGGACAATCAGAAGCACATGGGGACTTTCACATGCTTTAACAGGTATTTGATTCAGATTTAACAGTTCTTTaagtttctgttttcctttttaaatgcagaatgGTTAggttcacacacacacagagatacgCTGCTGCTACCAGCAACCCAGATGTCACCATCTCTATTAGATCTAAGGTGGAAAAAGACAAGGAAATAGGACAAGACTGTTCATGCTGGACACACTGATTCATCTTCAGCTGCCAAAGAAGGTTGTCCCCTTGGGATTCTTCATTTGCTTTCAGTTTTAGATGGCTGAAAAcactgagaaatggaaatggacAGTACCCCAGCATCTCATTGGAAAACAAGTGAGTCTTCCTGTGAGTCTTGAAGAGATGATAACCCCATCACAGGATTATTTGTATTGTACAAGGAAGGCATGATTgaccttttcctgcaggaaattTGCTGTTAAACCACATTTTGAACTGCACTGACACTCAGTGATATTGCTATTTGCTGGTAAATAGCCCATATTTCTAGTTATTCTAAACCACATTGCTCAGGACAGTGGAGCTGATTGTCAATTTAGCTGATCaatgggaaagcagcacaaaCAATCACAACACATCAGTGGCTCCCTTTCCTCCTGACAATTCAAAATGCAAGGCAGGATATCTCCTGGTATTTCTTCACACTCGTCTCGAATAAGAAAACATCGGGCACCCTTAAACAGAAACTTTGCTTTCTGTGAATATTAACCAGGGGGATAGCAATTCTAATCAGACAAACAGTACACTCAGTGAAATTGTTTGCCAGTGGCTTGGACAGTTGTATTTCAGACTAGCTAATGTGCCATCTCTCAATGTTCGGGGTATTTCAAGACACAGCTCAAATCCTTGTCAACTTTTAAGCTCATTAGGAAGTCATAAAGCAATTTCACTCTAAAAATAAACATGGGTACAGTGAAGCATTTAACTTCTTCCAAGAAAACATCTCATCCTTGTTTGACCCTGATACCTAATCCTAAACAACAGCTTCTCAAACTCAGCCTGCAAAATTCTGTAAAACCAGTAAAAGACTATTCTCTCAAAGTAACAGACAGATTTCAAATTGTCAGCTTATGCTGAAAACCCTTCATCATTTCAGGCATACCCTCAGCTGCAGTGGCAGCTTCCAGTAGATTTTACATCCCTATGCCCCCTGTAGTTcagctgggaacacagagcTACAGGGCACTCCTGCTCCCTGTCTGCCTTCTCCTGTGGCAGGAAGCTTTTCCTCATGCTGACATACAGCTGTAAGGAAAATTCAGTACCTGTTTAACACCTGTAACCCAAGAAATTTCAGTCTTTAATATTATTGATCTCCAGTACTAGAAAGTAAAATAGAAACAACAGAAGAATTTTGGCAAAGAATTTTCACCAGATCTGCATAGTACTGTGAATAGCATTGTCTTTATGAAAGCAGTTTCATGATTTGGTTGTATCAATGGCAAAAGATGGAATGGAACAATTAGAAATGCCCTTTAGCCTACGCTTGCACCTACCTGCTATATGCAAAACACATGAATTACACTTCCACAAAGTAAAATGGAGTAGCCAAGCCAATGAATACTACTGCTGTGAGTGCAGGCTATTATTATTTTGCAAACAAATCTTAATCCCAAATTGTTTTTTACAACTTGATCCTTTTTGatgaaagaaaagggagagggcTGGAAGTAAGTTAGTGAATTCAACCTCTCAGTCTGATTTTTTTACTGGattttctcctccctgccaaaaataaaaccaattccTTACTCTGATGTATTAATGAAAACTGATTTAGATAGGCAACAAGCTTCCATTACCCCTCAATGTTGTTCAGGTGACAGCAGATTTGTACTCCAAAAATGGAGCTCTCTTTAAAAACTTCCAGTAATTTATTAGCTCATTCTCATTTTATTAAATACTACAAGACCATGCTTTGAGACAGGAGGCTACAAATACCCTaatatgaagaaagaaaagtcagcTCTCCTTACAGAATTTTACAGATTATAATTGGTTTTCTTACTATACAGGTAGAGTTTGGAagttctttcttctgttttgaatGTGGGGAAGCtaagaccaaaaaaaattttaaatgtgatTGGTTTCAGCCATTAGCAGCAAACACAAAGTGAGATGCACACAGATTTACATTTTCTCAACAGTAACTGGAATGAAACAAAGAAGGCAAATTCTGTATTTAGGACTTTAAGCTCCATGGGTGTGTGGGCGGTGTAACACTGCTTGTTTTGTAAAACCAGAAGTGTTTGGagggagaaaatatttatcagCCTAGCAGTTATTATGTTCCAtggaaacacatttttcttctcctttcactGTTAATGAGTCTAACTGATTGGTAACAGACCATTATGCTTCAGTATTTCACCAGCAAGTCAAGTGACGTTTTTACCTCCTTTCAAcatgtttttcatcttttcaaaGGCAGTCTCTCCATAACATAACTACTGCTCTGTATCATACCCCTGTACTTAAAAGGACAAATTGTTCTCACAAAGCACAAGGTGTCTATTCTGATAAGATCTCACTAAGAGATGCCCGAGAGAATAAATTTCCTCCAGAAAACAAAGGTGTGCAAGTGCTATGTATCACCCTAAAACATTCTGGTAAATGAAAGAGAATCCAAAACAGCCTAACAATAAAAGCCAAAATATGAAAGCCTCCCTTGTCTCTGAAATCACACTGACAGTGAAACACCCTgctcacagccacagcctggtcTCCACTGGCAAGTAGAATCCAGTTACCTGGAACATTTCAATGCTCATACACCTGCTACTACAATTCAactcaaaaccccaaacacattctcacctatttttctatttaaaagatTATTTGCTTAAATAGCACAATTATGGGAGAGAAAATGGTTTTAAGGATGCATTTCCTAGAACATAAACACTTTCCAGCTTCAAAGTACAACTACACACAACAAATTCTAATAATCAAAAACTATTTCAGACTCATTCCCTTTTTAAAGTACAAAAGGCTGTTTCTAAGAAAGCTTTGTGTAACTCACATGAAAACAAAGCTAaacaaaatgctgctgaaaCAAAGGCATCCTTGAATATGCTTCCACTGGAGGAGAGGCAGTATAACAGCTGCCTGAAATGATTATGGAAGCAAGCCTTATACACTTTGCTAGCAGTAAATACTCAATTTAATTTCAAACTCAGATACTTAAGTATTAACTATCAAGATAagattttttatattttctgaaaatacaattttaaaaattgttgtAGGTTATCCTAAAAACATCCACTATGCAAATGCTCTTCTGACTTGAAGTTTTCTACCCTTATGAATGAAGAAAAGTCATCAGTAATATTCAAACAAACCTTTCTGTTAGTTCATTTGGATTTGGTTTTAAGTTGCTTGGTGAAA
Coding sequences within it:
- the LOC132325419 gene encoding protein scribble homolog produces the protein MSSFRQDSIKWLPKSPKLYSGHNWSSQGSRWASLKGKEGFPGGNLYKFSSANGKWREGRISPEQEAEELEDPDDEPISKFSGSLFDSKESLRDQRNTRATLQEKHKLAMKGKAPPGSTSSSRVQPPVSAAGSFPSQSGRAAEELRVLDVPQPPLKVTITVCSQMGSLGISIAGGKGSSSCKESDEGILIARLPKDGPPDLAGVQAGDRVAEATFVSEPAALNAGPTEASPKGSPSPTVNHVITIPRIILTRPSTSDEDADQLPPDPEDFEPEEPDSTEGHAYSDCLSSAFYPP